CTCTTGTAAGTGCCATGTGCTTGCTCTCCTTATTCTGCTGCTTTTACGGTGCGTTGTTCGATGCGTTTTTCAAAGTTGGCTTTGATTAAACGGTCAACGTAAATGCCCGGTGTGTGGATATGATTAGGGTCTAACTCACCCGGCTGAACAATTTCTTCCACTTCAACTACTGTGATTTTACCGGCGGTGGCCATCATAGGGTTAAAGTTGGCGGCGGTTTTACGAAATACCAGATTACCCATGGTATCGGCTTTCCAGGCTCTGACTAGCGCAAAATCAGCGGTTAGTGACTCTTCAAGAACATAGTTACGGCCTTTGATTTCGCGAGTTTCTTTACCTTCAGCGACCGGTGTACCGTAGCCTGTAGCGGTGAAGAAGGCGGGAATACCAGCGCCGCCAGCACGGATTTTCTCAGCGAGTGTACCTTGAGGCGTTAAAATCACGTTGAGCTCACCCGATAGCATTTGCTGTTCAAAGGTGGCGTTCTCACCTACATACGAGGCGATCATGGTTGAGATCTGACGCTGTTGTAGCAGCAAACCTAAGCCAAAATCATCAACACCAGCATTGTTTGAGATAGCGGTTAGTCCACTTACGCCCATGGTCACCATGTGGTTGATTAAGCCTTCTGGGATACCGCATAAACCAAATCCACCTACCATGATGGTCATGTCGTTACTTAAGCCTGCTAAGGCTTCCTCATAGGAGTGGACTACCTTGTTGAATCCAGCCATGTGTTTATCCTTTTCTTTTGTTTTCATTACTCGCAAAAACGGCAAGTAACGGCAAATTGTTTGTGCTTTCAGATCTAGAGTAGGGCGTTAGCGACTTTCGAGCCGTTTGCTCTACCAAGAACCTGACTAATAGCGTGACCTGCTTTAGCGAGTTTTGTCAGGTCGATACCTGTTTCTATGCCCATGCCATTAAGCATATAAACCACATCTTCGGTGGCAAGATTGCCTGAGGCCCCTTTAGCGTAAGGGCAGCCACCCAGTCCTGCTACCGATGCGTCAATGACGCTGACACCGGTTTCTAAACAAGCAAGAATATTGGCAAGCGCTTGACCATAGGTGTCGTGAAAGTGCAGCGCAAGCTTATCTACAGGTACCTGTTTTGCCACAGTTTCCACCATTCTACGGGCCTTTACTGGCGTGCCAACGCCTATGGTGTCGCCGAGTGATATTTCGTAACAGCCCATGTTGTAAAGGATGGCAGACACGCGAGCCACTTCAGCTACATCTATGTCGCCCTCGTACGGGCAGCCAAGCACACAAGACACATAACCTCGCACTGGAATATTTAGCGATTTTGCTTTTTCCATCAAAGGGATAAAGCGCTCGATTGATTCTTCAATCGAGCAGTTAATATTCTTCTGGCTAAAGCTTTGTGAAGCGGCACCAAATATTGCCACCTCATCAACGCCTGCATCGAGGGCAAGCTCGAAACCTTTTAAATTTGGTGTTAGGGCGCTGTATTTCACGCCTTGTTTGCGTGTAATTGACTTGATGACCTCGCTAGAGTCAGCCATTTGTGGCACCCATTTAGGTGACACAAAGCTGCCGGCTTCGATGCGGTTAATACCAGCATCGGCTAGATTTTCAATCAGCTGTACTTTGGCGTTACTCGATACGGGCACTTCATTTTGCAGACCGTCACGGGCGCCAACTTCAAAGATACTGACTTTATTTGGCAACATTTAGCTTTCCTCGGCGTTTGGTGTCACATCCAGTAGCTGCGCACCATCAGAGACTAACTCGCCACTTTGAAAGTAAAACTCGCTTACCGTGCCGTCGTAGGGCGCTTCGATGGTGTATTCCATCTTCATGGCTTCCATTACCAGCAGACCTTGGCCTTCGGTAACGCTATCTCCCACTTGAACTAAATGGGTGACGACAGTGCCATTCATTGGCGCTTTGAGCTTTTCTGCGCTGTCGACGGTATCTTGAGTGAGCTCAGCTACTACAGATTTAAACTGATAGCTGCCAGATGCTAAAAACAGAGTTAGCTCGTCAATCTGCTCGTTTTGTTGAGTAGAGACTGCCACTTTCATCTTGTGACCGTTTATTTCGCCGTGGAGCATGCCATCAACAATCTCGCCGCTTAGTTTCAACGCTTGACCATTTAAGCCAAGGTGAAGGGCATGGCCGAGATCGGTTAACACTAAATCGTGCTGATTATGGTTATCTTGTGCATCAAGTAACGACACATAATGCACTGCAGCGCTGTTGAGTCTAAACCCACTGACTTGATTCCAAGGTGAGTATGGGTCGTGGCTATTTATCGCATTTAGTTTGGCAACTTGCTGGCGCTTTAACACCTGGTACAAGGCGGCTAGGGCAATCGCGTTGTCAGCTTCGTTATGAACTTGACCAATCAAGGTGTCGCCGTAACGGTCAATAAAGTCGGTGCTAAAGTCTGCATCAACAAATGCTTGATGCTCAGCGATGTTAGTCAGAAACTCGATGTTATGTTTAAGGCCGCTGATTTGATATTCGCTTAGTGAGTGGCTTAGGCGCTGTAATGCGCGCGGGCGCGACTCATCCCAAACGATCAATTTAGCGATCATCGGGTCGTAAAAGTTACTGATGACATCGTTTTCACGAATGCCGCTGTCGATGCGCACATAGCGGTTTTGATCAGGCTCGCGCAAATAGTTGAGCTTACCTGAAGCTGGTAAGAACTCGTTATGAGGGTCTTCAGCGTAAATACGAGCTTCAAATGAGTGACCATGAATGGTGACTTCATCTTGCTTTAGCGGTAGCTCACCGCCACTAGCCACAACCAGTTGCCACTTAACCAGATCTTGACCTGTGACCAGCTCTGTAACCGGGTGCTCTACCTGCAGGCGGGTGTTCATTTCCATGAAGTAGAAGCTATCGTCAGTATCTAACAAGAACTCGACTGTGCCTGCACCTTCATAGTTAATCGCTTTAGCAGCTGCGACTGCAGCTTCACCCATTTGCTTGCGCAGTGCGTCGCTTAAACCTGGCGCAGGCGCTTCCTCAACTACCTTTTGGTGACGGCGCTGAATAGAGCAGTCGCGATCAGACAGATAAATGGTATTGCCAGCTTTGTCGGCAAACACTTGAACTTCAACATGGCGAGGCTGGCGCAGGTAGCGCTCCATCAATAGTTTATCGTTACCAAATGATGATGCAGCTTCACGGCGAGCCGAGTTAATTGCATCTAGCACTTCACCTTGGCTTTCGACAATACGCATGCCTTTACCGCCGCCACCAAAGGCCGCTTTAATCAGCATTGGGAAGCCAACTTTTTCAGCCTCTGCGAGTAATACTGCATCGCTTTGGTCATCACCGTGATAACCAGGCACTAGCGGTACATTGGCGTTGCCCATGATTTCTTTAGCAGCACTTTTGCTACCCATTGCATCGATAGCATCGCTACTTGGGCCAATAAACTCGATGCCATTTTGCTCACACAGAGAGGCAAACTCAGCATTTTCAGACAAGAAACCATAACCCGGGTGGATGGCTTGCGCGCCTGACTGTTTGGCGATTTCAATAATGACGTCGCCTTTGAGGTAAGACTCAGCTGGGGCACTGCCACCTAGATAAAATGATTCATCGGCCATGGCAACATGGCGGGCATCTCGGTCTGCATCTGAATATAGGGCAACGGTGCGAATGCCCATTTTGTTGGCAGTTTGAATAATACGGCAGGCAATTTCACCGCGGTTAGCAATAAGGATTTTGGTAAACATTATTTGGCTCCTTGCGGCTTATTGCCTGATAGCTGCCAGTTTGGCATACGCTTTTCAAAGAATGCATTGAGACCTTCCTGGCCTTCATCTGAGACGCGGATTTTGGCGATTTGCTCACTGGTGTAATTAAGTGTGTTTTGGTCGATAACGCCATCTTCAAGTTTGGCAACCAGGGTTTTCACCCACGCCATGCCTTGTGGACTATTTGCTTTAAAGGCGTCGATAAAGGGTTTAGCTGCCGCTTCTAGGTCATCATTAATCTCATGGATAACTTGATGGCTTAGTGCGGTTTGTGCGTCAAAGCGCTCAGCTGTGAGCATATAGCGGCGAGCTTGACGATTACCCATGGCGCGCACCACGTAAGGGCTGATCACAGCGGGAATAAGTCCGAGTTTAACTTCGCTTAAACAAAAGCTGGCGCGGCTATTAGCAATAGCGATATCGCAGCAGCAAATAAGCCCTAGTGCACCGCCAAATGCGGCGCCGTTAACCAGTGCAATTGTTGGCTTGGGAAATTTATCTAGT
This DNA window, taken from Shewanella maritima, encodes the following:
- a CDS encoding hydroxymethylglutaryl-CoA lyase codes for the protein MLPNKVSIFEVGARDGLQNEVPVSSNAKVQLIENLADAGINRIEAGSFVSPKWVPQMADSSEVIKSITRKQGVKYSALTPNLKGFELALDAGVDEVAIFGAASQSFSQKNINCSIEESIERFIPLMEKAKSLNIPVRGYVSCVLGCPYEGDIDVAEVARVSAILYNMGCYEISLGDTIGVGTPVKARRMVETVAKQVPVDKLALHFHDTYGQALANILACLETGVSVIDASVAGLGGCPYAKGASGNLATEDVVYMLNGMGIETGIDLTKLAKAGHAISQVLGRANGSKVANALL
- a CDS encoding enoyl-CoA hydratase-related protein: MTTMTKINPSFEHIECQLNQGVGELILDRAEKHNAFDEVMIAEMITAIEAFAADDACQMLMLKANGKNFSAGADLNWMRKQAQMDFEQNLSDANQLAKLMHVLDKFPKPTIALVNGAAFGGALGLICCCDIAIANSRASFCLSEVKLGLIPAVISPYVVRAMGNRQARRYMLTAERFDAQTALSHQVIHEINDDLEAAAKPFIDAFKANSPQGMAWVKTLVAKLEDGVIDQNTLNYTSEQIAKIRVSDEGQEGLNAFFEKRMPNWQLSGNKPQGAK
- a CDS encoding acetyl/propionyl/methylcrotonyl-CoA carboxylase subunit alpha is translated as MFTKILIANRGEIACRIIQTANKMGIRTVALYSDADRDARHVAMADESFYLGGSAPAESYLKGDVIIEIAKQSGAQAIHPGYGFLSENAEFASLCEQNGIEFIGPSSDAIDAMGSKSAAKEIMGNANVPLVPGYHGDDQSDAVLLAEAEKVGFPMLIKAAFGGGGKGMRIVESQGEVLDAINSARREAASSFGNDKLLMERYLRQPRHVEVQVFADKAGNTIYLSDRDCSIQRRHQKVVEEAPAPGLSDALRKQMGEAAVAAAKAINYEGAGTVEFLLDTDDSFYFMEMNTRLQVEHPVTELVTGQDLVKWQLVVASGGELPLKQDEVTIHGHSFEARIYAEDPHNEFLPASGKLNYLREPDQNRYVRIDSGIRENDVISNFYDPMIAKLIVWDESRPRALQRLSHSLSEYQISGLKHNIEFLTNIAEHQAFVDADFSTDFIDRYGDTLIGQVHNEADNAIALAALYQVLKRQQVAKLNAINSHDPYSPWNQVSGFRLNSAAVHYVSLLDAQDNHNQHDLVLTDLGHALHLGLNGQALKLSGEIVDGMLHGEINGHKMKVAVSTQQNEQIDELTLFLASGSYQFKSVVAELTQDTVDSAEKLKAPMNGTVVTHLVQVGDSVTEGQGLLVMEAMKMEYTIEAPYDGTVSEFYFQSGELVSDGAQLLDVTPNAEES
- a CDS encoding CoA transferase subunit A; this encodes MAGFNKVVHSYEEALAGLSNDMTIMVGGFGLCGIPEGLINHMVTMGVSGLTAISNNAGVDDFGLGLLLQQRQISTMIASYVGENATFEQQMLSGELNVILTPQGTLAEKIRAGGAGIPAFFTATGYGTPVAEGKETREIKGRNYVLEESLTADFALVRAWKADTMGNLVFRKTAANFNPMMATAGKITVVEVEEIVQPGELDPNHIHTPGIYVDRLIKANFEKRIEQRTVKAAE